In bacterium, a single window of DNA contains:
- the ppdK gene encoding Pyruvate, phosphate dikinase: MSSQIATPADTRLVYRLDEGHKDLKPLLGSKGANLCEMARLGLPVPPAFIITTAACRSWMHDGPALLQELITPLAEGLQWLEAETGRQLGDAADPLLVSVRSGAAVSMPGMMETILNLGLNDSTVVGLAAKTNNERFAFDCYRRFLQMFGEVVLEIDGKRFDLALLSAKRAQGVLSDQDLSAATLQEVCIAFKTIIAEATGAPFPENPQEQLQQAIIAVFRSWNGARAKSYRAHEGIPDDLGTAVNIQAMVFGNRGDRSGSGVAFSRNPSTGERELYGEFLINAQGEDVVAGIRTPQPVSRMAAVLPEAHASLLSAATTLEQHYHDVQDIEFTIEESRFYLLQTRTGKRTAQAALRIVTDFVTEGLLDIPAALLRLDPASLDALLHPALDETVPYEAMATGLPASPGAAVGAIVFSSEEAAAQVARDPSARLILVREETKPDDIDGMIAAQGILTSQGGMTSHAAVVARGMGKPCVAGCDEIHIDETQGRMTVGDLEFRAGDVITINGSTGEVIAGAIPTRPVTLSPELQQVLTWADAHRTLQVRTNADNATDARRAVEFGCEGIGLCRTEHMFLGDRAEWVADLILLLTHPHPLDESQRAWKGELLARLKAAQRSDFIDLFRVLDGRPCNIRLIDPPLHEFLPEEEKIEKRLNALGPLSPETAEERRRLTLLLERRREFSEENPMLGFRGVRLGIIYPEITRMQAEAIFEAALTVQADGIAVVPEIMVPLVSHVEELRRIRAIVLEVAETLFTAAGRRVPFQVGTMIEVPRAALTAGDIAQEAEFFSFGTNDLTQTTYGISRDDAETKFLRFYVRDRLLPSNPFERIDEEGVGQLMRMALTAGRQTRPGLKVGICGEQGGESHSVSFCHNLGLNYVSCSPYRVPIARLAAAQAAIRAALTSDTSPT; the protein is encoded by the coding sequence GTGAGCAGCCAGATCGCCACTCCCGCTGACACCCGCCTGGTCTACCGGCTCGATGAAGGCCACAAGGACCTCAAGCCACTCCTGGGGAGTAAAGGCGCGAATCTCTGTGAAATGGCTCGACTGGGACTCCCGGTCCCCCCGGCATTTATCATTACAACGGCAGCCTGTCGGTCCTGGATGCACGATGGCCCTGCGCTTCTGCAGGAATTAATCACACCACTCGCAGAGGGCCTCCAGTGGCTGGAAGCCGAAACCGGTCGCCAGTTGGGGGATGCGGCTGATCCGCTCCTGGTGTCGGTCCGGTCTGGCGCCGCAGTCTCCATGCCCGGGATGATGGAAACGATCCTGAATCTTGGACTCAACGACTCCACGGTCGTGGGCCTGGCTGCAAAAACCAACAACGAGCGTTTTGCTTTCGACTGCTATCGGCGCTTCCTGCAAATGTTCGGCGAGGTCGTGCTGGAGATCGATGGCAAGCGCTTCGATCTTGCGCTTCTCAGTGCGAAACGCGCCCAGGGGGTACTGTCCGATCAGGACCTCTCCGCCGCGACTCTCCAGGAAGTCTGCATAGCGTTTAAGACAATCATTGCTGAGGCTACTGGCGCTCCATTCCCCGAAAATCCCCAGGAGCAGCTTCAGCAAGCCATTATCGCGGTGTTTCGCTCCTGGAATGGTGCCCGTGCAAAGAGCTACCGTGCTCACGAAGGGATTCCTGACGATCTTGGCACCGCCGTCAACATCCAGGCGATGGTTTTCGGCAATCGAGGCGATCGGAGCGGCTCCGGTGTCGCATTCAGTCGCAATCCTTCGACCGGCGAACGGGAACTCTATGGGGAGTTCCTGATCAATGCACAGGGCGAGGATGTCGTGGCGGGTATCCGGACTCCCCAGCCCGTGAGCCGGATGGCCGCCGTACTGCCAGAGGCCCATGCCTCCCTCCTCTCCGCCGCAACCACCCTGGAACAGCACTACCACGATGTCCAGGACATCGAGTTCACCATCGAAGAAAGCCGCTTTTATCTGCTTCAGACACGGACCGGCAAGCGGACTGCACAGGCCGCATTGCGAATAGTTACGGACTTCGTGACAGAAGGACTCCTCGACATCCCCGCAGCACTCCTGCGCCTCGATCCGGCCTCCCTGGATGCGCTGCTGCATCCGGCACTCGATGAGACTGTCCCTTATGAAGCGATGGCGACCGGCCTCCCCGCGTCTCCCGGCGCTGCGGTCGGTGCGATTGTGTTTTCGTCTGAAGAGGCGGCAGCTCAGGTCGCCCGGGACCCCTCCGCCAGACTCATCCTGGTCCGGGAAGAGACCAAGCCGGACGACATCGACGGCATGATCGCCGCCCAGGGGATTCTGACCAGTCAGGGGGGCATGACCTCTCATGCGGCCGTGGTTGCTCGCGGGATGGGCAAGCCCTGTGTCGCCGGTTGCGATGAAATCCACATCGATGAAACTCAAGGACGGATGACTGTCGGTGATCTGGAGTTTCGTGCCGGAGATGTCATCACCATCAATGGGTCCACCGGCGAAGTCATTGCCGGGGCGATCCCGACCCGTCCGGTCACTCTGAGTCCCGAACTGCAGCAAGTGCTGACCTGGGCCGATGCCCACCGAACGCTCCAGGTCCGGACCAATGCCGACAACGCCACCGATGCCAGACGGGCTGTGGAGTTTGGCTGTGAAGGGATCGGCCTCTGCAGGACCGAACACATGTTCCTCGGCGATCGTGCGGAATGGGTCGCCGACCTCATCCTGCTCCTGACACATCCCCATCCGCTTGATGAATCGCAGCGCGCCTGGAAAGGAGAACTCCTCGCCCGACTCAAAGCTGCCCAGCGGAGCGACTTCATCGATTTGTTCCGGGTGCTGGATGGCCGCCCGTGCAATATCCGGCTCATCGATCCGCCTCTGCACGAGTTCCTGCCAGAAGAGGAAAAAATCGAGAAGCGCCTCAATGCCCTTGGTCCGCTCTCGCCGGAGACCGCCGAAGAACGTCGCCGACTGACCCTCCTGCTCGAACGACGACGGGAGTTCTCCGAAGAAAACCCCATGCTCGGTTTTCGGGGTGTCCGCCTCGGCATCATCTATCCGGAGATCACCCGGATGCAGGCGGAAGCCATCTTTGAGGCCGCGTTGACCGTTCAGGCCGATGGCATTGCTGTGGTCCCCGAGATCATGGTGCCACTGGTCAGCCATGTGGAAGAACTGCGGCGCATCCGGGCGATTGTGCTGGAAGTCGCCGAGACGCTCTTTACCGCAGCAGGACGGCGGGTGCCCTTCCAGGTCGGGACCATGATCGAAGTCCCCCGAGCCGCCCTCACCGCGGGCGACATCGCCCAGGAAGCCGAGTTTTTCTCCTTCGGAACCAACGACCTGACCCAGACCACCTACGGCATCAGCCGGGATGACGCCGAAACCAAGTTCCTGCGCTTCTATGTCCGTGATCGCCTGCTCCCTTCCAATCCCTTCGAGCGGATCGACGAGGAGGGTGTCGGGCAACTCATGCGGATGGCCCTCACCGCCGGGCGCCAGACCCGTCCTGGCCTGAAGGTCGGCATCTGCGGCGAGCAGGGAGGCGAATCGCACTCCGTGTCGTTCTGTCACAACCTGGGGCTGAACTACGTCTCCTGTAGCCCTTACCGGGTCCCGATCGCCCGTCTCGCAGCTGCACAGGCCGCAATCAGGGCGGCACTTACGTCTGACACTTCTCCTACTTAG
- the purQ gene encoding Phosphoribosylformylglycinamidine synthase subunit PurQ yields the protein MTLTALHIWAPGINCQRELQVACERAGMAVHIRHIRELMRDPGLLAGVDLVAFPGGFSYGDDIASGKILSMQLRQYLLPALEEHVTGGGLVLGICNGFQTLVKAGLLPGAPHPRESATLTWNDSGRFECRWVRLQPNPQNPGPWVQGMTVSLPIPVAHAEGKFVASDAVLDALEASQQIALRYCDAAGEPEMSYPGNPNGSLRAIAGITDKTGRILGLMPHPDRHYLPTHAPDWTRQGLREEETWQPLFDNAARYLTNQSVSVA from the coding sequence ATGACTCTTACGGCATTGCATATTTGGGCTCCGGGCATCAACTGCCAGCGGGAACTGCAGGTGGCCTGCGAACGGGCGGGCATGGCGGTCCATATCCGCCACATCCGGGAACTCATGCGGGATCCGGGCTTGCTGGCCGGAGTCGACCTGGTCGCCTTTCCCGGGGGATTCAGCTACGGCGATGACATCGCTTCCGGGAAGATTCTCTCGATGCAATTACGGCAGTACCTGCTGCCAGCTCTCGAAGAGCATGTCACCGGCGGTGGGCTGGTGCTGGGGATTTGTAACGGATTCCAGACCCTGGTCAAGGCTGGTCTCCTTCCCGGTGCGCCGCACCCCCGGGAATCAGCGACCCTCACCTGGAACGATTCCGGACGCTTCGAATGCCGCTGGGTTCGCCTGCAGCCGAATCCCCAGAATCCGGGACCCTGGGTCCAGGGGATGACGGTGTCGCTTCCTATCCCGGTGGCCCATGCCGAAGGGAAGTTCGTCGCCAGCGATGCAGTGCTCGATGCACTGGAAGCATCGCAGCAGATCGCCCTGCGGTATTGCGATGCGGCGGGCGAGCCGGAGATGTCCTACCCCGGGAATCCCAACGGCTCGCTGCGGGCCATCGCTGGCATTACTGACAAAACCGGCCGGATTCTGGGGCTTATGCCGCACCCGGATCGCCATTACCTGCCGACCCATGCCCCGGACTGGACGCGACAGGGACTGCGTGAGGAGGAGACCTGGCAGCCGCTGTTCGATAACGCTGCCAGGTACCTCACCAATCAGTCTGTTTCAGTGGCCTGA
- the purL gene encoding Phosphoribosylformylglycinamidine synthase subunit PurL, translating into MSAIHYFEVAGRPDQPDPHGAALRAQIAEMLGTDPGETRVHHCYWIHGDLAPADLKRIGDDLLADPVVEDWSLDAPHATDRLPDAILFAVRPGVTDPAAAHVALALADMQLHQVQGVVTGTRVCFAAPLPVDQRNRIATRLLFNPMIQRELAVQDNPFLATAVRPPEVRTIPIRELDATGLDALSREGLLALTLTEMERIQGAFREWERDPTDAELETLAQTWSEHCVHKTLKGRYILPDRTYQNLLKETIFGATVELAKPWCISVFEDNAGVIAFEAGWHACFKVETHNHPSAIEPYGGAGTGIGGVIRDILGTGLGATPVANTDVFCFAPPDLPAPSIPEGVLHPRRIMRGVVSGVRDYGNRMGIPTINGAVYFDSRFVTNPLVFCGTVGLLPADRVEKAAQTGDRIACIGGATGRDGIHGATFSSLTLDSASEETSQGAVQIGNPIMEKRVMDALIKARDAGLIHAITDCGAGGLSSAVGEMGSELGARIQLEQVPLKYQGLQPWEIWVSEAQERMVCAIAPSDWDAFAAIMAGEGVPCTDIGEFPGDGQLEVRYRTTQGENLEVVRLPMQFLHQELPKREFHPVIRTNEHPGAPPPPADYGQALLELLAHPTIASQAWVVRQYDHEVQGRSALKPLVGIAAEGPGDAAVLRPMDDRTSGLVVSNGLCPRYGPLNAYQMALNAIDEAIRNAVAVGADPAHLALLDNFAWGTVDTPEAQGDLLQAAEACRDASLAYGTPFISGKDSLRNEYAHQGERWSIPPTLLVSAIARHPDVTKSVSSALSAPTDILFQLGQTQERWGGSMYGEIAGWQGGEVPRVDPPAHRLLYERLFTAIEQGLIRACHDLSEGGLLVAASEMAIGAGLGLRLDLATLVREQQLSILAACFAEGPGRLLITAKAEDRLRIEQHFAGLPCIAIGQVEPDPRLRVFEVVTGKVLQLELAILRDAWLQFSQAQGLIMPAPRWAQEAS; encoded by the coding sequence ATGAGCGCGATCCACTACTTCGAAGTCGCGGGACGGCCGGACCAGCCTGATCCTCATGGCGCAGCACTCCGGGCGCAGATTGCAGAAATGCTGGGAACGGACCCGGGGGAAACCCGGGTTCATCACTGTTACTGGATTCACGGGGATCTCGCCCCCGCCGACCTAAAGCGTATAGGTGACGACTTGTTGGCGGATCCGGTGGTGGAGGACTGGTCGCTGGATGCGCCTCATGCGACCGACCGGCTGCCTGATGCCATTTTGTTCGCGGTCCGTCCAGGAGTCACTGACCCTGCCGCGGCCCATGTCGCGCTGGCCCTGGCAGATATGCAACTCCACCAGGTGCAGGGTGTGGTCACCGGGACCCGGGTATGCTTCGCGGCACCACTGCCGGTGGATCAACGGAACCGGATCGCGACTCGTCTGCTCTTCAATCCCATGATCCAGCGGGAACTCGCGGTGCAGGACAATCCCTTCCTCGCCACTGCTGTTCGGCCTCCGGAAGTCCGGACGATCCCCATTCGCGAGTTGGATGCCACGGGGTTAGACGCACTCAGTCGCGAGGGGCTCCTCGCCCTGACACTCACTGAGATGGAGCGCATTCAGGGCGCGTTCCGGGAATGGGAGCGGGATCCCACGGATGCCGAACTGGAGACACTGGCGCAGACCTGGTCGGAGCACTGTGTGCATAAAACCCTGAAAGGGCGGTACATCCTGCCGGATCGGACGTATCAGAACCTGCTGAAAGAAACCATTTTCGGCGCGACTGTGGAACTGGCCAAGCCCTGGTGCATTTCGGTGTTTGAGGACAACGCCGGTGTGATCGCCTTCGAGGCGGGGTGGCACGCCTGCTTCAAGGTCGAGACGCACAATCATCCGAGCGCGATTGAGCCCTACGGCGGTGCCGGGACTGGTATCGGCGGAGTGATCCGGGACATCCTCGGCACGGGACTTGGGGCGACGCCGGTGGCGAATACCGATGTCTTCTGCTTTGCCCCTCCCGACCTCCCTGCTCCTTCAATCCCTGAAGGAGTCCTGCACCCGCGTCGCATCATGCGAGGCGTCGTTTCCGGTGTTCGGGACTACGGCAACCGCATGGGGATTCCGACCATCAATGGCGCGGTCTACTTCGACTCCCGCTTTGTCACGAACCCGCTGGTCTTTTGCGGGACGGTCGGGCTCCTGCCAGCGGACCGGGTCGAGAAGGCTGCGCAAACTGGTGACCGGATCGCCTGCATCGGTGGCGCAACTGGTCGTGATGGGATTCATGGTGCGACCTTCTCTTCGCTGACCCTGGACAGCGCTTCGGAAGAGACATCGCAGGGCGCGGTGCAGATTGGGAATCCGATTATGGAAAAGCGGGTGATGGACGCCCTCATCAAAGCCCGGGATGCGGGTCTCATCCATGCCATCACCGACTGTGGTGCCGGGGGGCTGTCGAGTGCAGTCGGGGAAATGGGGAGTGAACTGGGAGCCCGGATTCAGCTCGAACAGGTCCCATTGAAGTACCAGGGGCTGCAACCCTGGGAAATCTGGGTCTCCGAGGCACAGGAGCGGATGGTCTGCGCCATCGCTCCTTCGGATTGGGACGCCTTCGCCGCAATCATGGCCGGCGAGGGGGTCCCCTGTACCGACATCGGGGAGTTCCCGGGAGATGGCCAACTGGAGGTCCGGTATCGCACTACGCAGGGCGAAAACCTGGAAGTGGTCCGACTTCCGATGCAGTTTCTGCATCAGGAACTCCCCAAGCGGGAGTTCCATCCTGTGATCAGGACCAACGAGCATCCAGGTGCACCACCGCCACCGGCAGACTACGGTCAGGCATTGCTGGAACTCCTGGCGCATCCGACCATTGCTTCACAGGCCTGGGTGGTCCGGCAGTACGACCATGAAGTTCAGGGACGGAGCGCGCTGAAGCCGCTTGTCGGGATCGCAGCTGAGGGCCCTGGGGATGCGGCGGTGCTGCGCCCGATGGACGACCGCACCAGTGGTCTGGTGGTGAGCAACGGTCTCTGTCCCCGGTATGGGCCGCTGAACGCTTATCAGATGGCGCTGAATGCCATCGACGAGGCGATTCGGAACGCGGTTGCGGTCGGAGCCGACCCGGCCCATTTGGCTCTGCTGGACAACTTCGCCTGGGGCACAGTGGACACCCCGGAAGCGCAGGGCGATCTGCTCCAGGCAGCGGAAGCCTGTCGGGATGCGTCGCTGGCCTACGGCACCCCATTCATCAGCGGTAAAGATTCCCTGCGCAATGAGTATGCCCACCAGGGCGAGCGGTGGTCGATTCCGCCGACGCTGCTGGTCAGCGCTATCGCCCGGCATCCGGATGTCACGAAGAGTGTCTCCAGTGCTCTGAGCGCTCCGACCGACATCCTGTTCCAGCTCGGTCAGACACAGGAGCGCTGGGGCGGATCGATGTACGGCGAGATCGCGGGCTGGCAAGGTGGTGAAGTGCCGCGTGTGGATCCGCCAGCGCACCGGCTCCTCTACGAACGGCTGTTCACGGCGATAGAGCAGGGGCTGATCCGGGCGTGTCATGACTTATCGGAAGGGGGGCTGCTAGTCGCGGCATCCGAAATGGCTATCGGCGCTGGCCTGGGGCTCCGACTTGATCTGGCAACGCTCGTACGGGAACAGCAACTGAGCATTCTGGCGGCATGCTTCGCTGAGGGACCGGGGCGTCTGTTGATTACCGCCAAGGCAGAGGATCGCCTCCGCATTGAACAGCACTTCGCGGGACTCCCCTGTATTGCGATCGGGCAGGTGGAACCTGACCCTCGTCTGCGGGTGTTTGAAGTCGTGACAGGGAAGGTCCTGCAGCTGGAGTTAGCTATTCTCCGGGATGCCTGGCTGCAGTTTTCACAGGCACAGGGACTCATCATGCCAGCACCTCGCTGGGCTCAGGAGGCCTCCTGA
- the tolB_2 gene encoding Protein TolB, translated as MRPVTLRPASFAFLTAVVLASAGWLPTVARGESGNAETPQPPSVAGTGIEDPWDPEKTAKFDTQGQYIYFGLFANPEDNIDRDIFRFKLPPEGQAVPEAEYERVTAHYGVDSFARVSNNGEWMVYTSDRDRFQDATNPFYWDFELYLKNLKTGELKRLTRTFNDRELAPSISDDGRRVVYMSDRFARTNMNLYWFDTSRPQERFLLSNNADKKTFAVISPDGQYVYFNELDGPANDPNSTYDIFRIHLDTLKKENLTRTKGISELHVDITGDGKKIVYERHKRQPDADIPKGLDPSDPKHPNALFEIYLLEVDTKKLTQVTHNDVGDGFPTISADGQWVVFQSARRNLDNQPGAEFELFAIKVGTKEEWQISSRKQSHDFVCAGW; from the coding sequence ATGCGCCCGGTCACGCTTCGCCCTGCTTCCTTCGCGTTTCTCACTGCTGTCGTGCTGGCCTCGGCAGGATGGCTGCCGACTGTCGCACGGGGAGAGTCCGGCAATGCGGAAACGCCGCAGCCTCCATCAGTGGCAGGAACCGGGATCGAAGATCCCTGGGATCCGGAGAAGACAGCGAAGTTCGACACTCAGGGGCAGTACATCTACTTCGGGCTCTTCGCGAATCCGGAAGACAACATCGACCGGGATATCTTCCGTTTCAAGCTGCCACCAGAAGGTCAGGCGGTACCCGAGGCGGAGTATGAGCGGGTGACCGCGCACTATGGCGTCGATTCGTTCGCCCGCGTTTCCAACAACGGCGAGTGGATGGTCTATACCTCAGACCGGGATCGCTTCCAGGATGCCACCAACCCGTTTTATTGGGACTTTGAGCTCTACCTGAAAAATCTGAAAACTGGCGAACTGAAGCGACTAACCCGGACGTTTAACGATCGGGAACTGGCACCGAGCATCAGCGATGATGGCCGGCGGGTGGTCTACATGTCTGACCGCTTTGCCCGGACCAATATGAATCTCTACTGGTTCGACACGAGCCGGCCCCAGGAGCGGTTCCTGCTGTCGAACAATGCTGACAAGAAGACGTTCGCCGTTATCAGCCCGGATGGGCAGTATGTCTACTTCAACGAGCTCGACGGTCCGGCTAACGACCCCAACAGCACCTACGACATCTTCCGGATTCACCTCGATACGCTGAAGAAGGAAAATCTGACCCGGACCAAGGGGATTAGCGAGCTGCATGTGGACATCACCGGCGACGGCAAGAAGATCGTGTATGAACGCCACAAGCGTCAGCCAGATGCGGATATCCCCAAAGGGCTGGACCCGAGTGACCCCAAGCATCCGAACGCCCTGTTCGAGATATACCTGCTGGAGGTCGATACCAAGAAGCTGACGCAGGTCACGCACAACGACGTTGGGGATGGCTTCCCCACGATCTCTGCCGATGGGCAGTGGGTGGTGTTCCAGTCAGCACGCCGGAACCTCGACAATCAGCCGGGGGCGGAGTTTGAACTCTTCGCCATCAAAGTCGGGACCAAAGAAGAGTGGCAGATTTCGTCGCGAAAGCAGTCCCACGACTTCGTCTGCGCGGGCTGGTAA
- the ndk gene encoding Nucleoside diphosphate kinase has protein sequence MLERTFILFKPDALERGVVGEILSRFERKGLVLSGMKLIHVSDEQINKHYEEHLGKPFLPGLIQYIQSGPVIAAVLTGKNAVETVRKMLGATDPGKADVGTIRGDYGQDISRNLVHGSDSPASAEREIAIYFQPSELSSHLPARIDWQFESSPRNITV, from the coding sequence ATGCTCGAACGGACCTTCATCCTCTTCAAGCCCGATGCCCTGGAACGGGGGGTTGTGGGGGAGATACTGAGCAGGTTTGAACGCAAAGGCCTTGTCCTGAGCGGCATGAAGCTGATCCATGTCAGCGATGAGCAGATCAACAAGCATTACGAGGAGCACCTTGGGAAGCCATTTCTCCCCGGGCTGATTCAGTACATCCAGTCCGGTCCGGTCATCGCCGCTGTGCTGACCGGCAAAAATGCCGTGGAGACCGTCCGCAAGATGCTCGGCGCGACTGACCCTGGCAAAGCCGATGTCGGCACCATCCGTGGAGACTATGGCCAGGACATCAGCCGGAATCTGGTCCACGGTTCCGATTCCCCGGCTTCGGCCGAACGGGAAATCGCCATCTACTTCCAGCCCTCAGAACTCTCCAGCCACCTGCCAGCGCGTATCGACTGGCAGTTTGAGAGCAGCCCCCGCAATATCACGGTGTAA
- the eno gene encoding Enolase, with protein MTTTPTTITDIQALEVLDSRGNPTLQVLVELDNGSSIGQALVPSGASTGTYEAHELRDGEDQRYLGRGVLTALTHVEGEIRSAVLGWDATEQQGIDAELQTLDGTDQKSRLGANAILGVSMAVARAAAQATGQPLYRYLGGVQACELPVPMLNVLNGGAHATNGIDIQEFMLVPVGFDTFGEGLRAGVETYHHLRKLLQQRDLATGLGDEGGFAPALDSHEAALDLLLEAIGKAGYEPGTQIALALDCAASEFATDGGYRWHTGQRVFTPASLADQYASWLERYPLVSIEDPFAEDDWSAWQAMTAQQGHGVQVVGDDLLVTNPQRLQQALSTRAANAILIKLNQIGTLTETLQVIAMARRAGWGVVISHRSGETSDTFIADLAVATNAGQIKTGAPARGERVSKYNRLLEIAAELGDAGHYAGNAPYASFR; from the coding sequence ATGACCACTACCCCCACTACTATTACCGACATCCAGGCCCTGGAGGTCCTCGATTCCCGGGGGAATCCGACGCTGCAGGTTCTGGTCGAGCTCGATAACGGATCCAGCATCGGCCAGGCCCTGGTACCGAGTGGGGCATCTACAGGGACCTATGAAGCCCATGAGCTGCGCGATGGTGAGGATCAGCGCTATCTAGGAAGGGGTGTTCTGACAGCGCTGACACATGTCGAGGGGGAGATTCGGAGTGCAGTCCTCGGCTGGGATGCCACGGAGCAGCAGGGCATCGATGCGGAGTTGCAGACCCTCGATGGCACGGACCAAAAATCGCGACTCGGGGCCAACGCCATCCTCGGCGTCAGTATGGCGGTCGCCAGGGCCGCTGCGCAGGCGACAGGTCAGCCCCTCTATCGCTACCTCGGCGGCGTCCAGGCCTGCGAGCTGCCTGTGCCGATGCTGAATGTCCTGAACGGCGGCGCCCATGCCACCAATGGCATCGACATCCAGGAATTTATGCTGGTGCCAGTCGGCTTCGACACGTTTGGCGAAGGGCTGCGCGCCGGAGTCGAGACCTATCACCATCTCAGGAAATTGTTGCAGCAGCGGGACCTGGCCACTGGCCTGGGCGATGAGGGAGGCTTTGCTCCAGCCCTCGATTCCCATGAGGCCGCTTTGGATCTCTTGCTGGAGGCTATCGGCAAGGCCGGATATGAGCCCGGGACGCAGATCGCGCTGGCTCTCGATTGCGCCGCTTCGGAATTTGCCACTGACGGGGGATATCGCTGGCATACCGGGCAGCGGGTCTTCACACCGGCTTCACTGGCGGATCAATATGCCAGCTGGCTGGAGCGTTACCCGCTGGTGAGCATCGAGGACCCCTTCGCCGAAGATGACTGGAGTGCCTGGCAGGCAATGACCGCGCAGCAGGGGCACGGGGTTCAGGTTGTCGGGGATGACCTGCTGGTCACCAACCCGCAACGGCTGCAACAAGCGCTGTCCACGCGGGCAGCGAACGCGATTCTCATCAAGCTCAACCAGATCGGCACGCTGACCGAGACCCTCCAGGTCATTGCGATGGCCCGACGTGCCGGGTGGGGTGTCGTGATTAGCCATCGTTCTGGCGAAACCAGCGACACCTTTATCGCCGACCTCGCAGTCGCCACCAACGCCGGGCAGATCAAAACCGGCGCTCCAGCCCGGGGCGAACGGGTCAGCAAGTACAACCGACTCCTGGAGATCGCCGCGGAGCTCGGCGACGCTGGCCATTATGCAGGGAATGCCCCGTATGCGTCGTTCCGCTGA